One genomic segment of Cerasicoccus sp. TK19100 includes these proteins:
- the rny gene encoding ribonuclease Y: MFEFSWHLIIAFLIGALIAAAFVWALASQKLKRESALRKEEVERAQRSAEESTRLTKLELLEEQQKRRKELEAEVNEREEMLRQRESAALEKETQIINREDRQVASSKRLADEMRRVKRYRDAYRHRLRKIKGWSKQEAEDAWRDELRNSDDETVQEIKREILLESEQAYRHEAQRILIDVMQRITATPPNEISATLVDLPNEDMKGRLIGREGRNIRAIESCTGVTLMIDETPGTLLVSSFDPVRREIARIALERLIKDGRIHPVSIEDTVTQVRDELKDSVIELGERSLLKLRLHGVHPEIVSLLGKLHYRLSNNQNTLEHSIEVAYFCSLLASELGLDPDVAKRCGLFHDLGKAIDHDYEGSHASSAAMLLKRYGEDDRVVNAVAASHDEIAPTSVYAGLLRVADALSASRPGARANALEGYLQRVRSLEDIARDMAGVSEVYAVQAGKEIRIIVEPDRMDDQEARRLARQVRRRIEEELQYPGTIKVTVIRESRFVETAK; this comes from the coding sequence ATGTTTGAATTTTCCTGGCATTTAATCATCGCGTTCCTGATTGGAGCGCTCATTGCTGCTGCCTTCGTTTGGGCTTTGGCCAGCCAAAAGCTTAAGCGCGAGAGCGCCCTGCGCAAAGAAGAAGTCGAGCGGGCCCAGCGCTCTGCCGAGGAGTCTACCCGCCTGACCAAGCTCGAGCTCCTCGAAGAGCAGCAGAAGCGCCGCAAAGAGCTGGAGGCTGAGGTCAACGAGCGTGAGGAAATGCTGCGCCAGCGTGAGTCTGCCGCCCTCGAAAAAGAGACACAGATCATCAACCGCGAAGACCGACAAGTCGCCTCTAGCAAGCGCTTGGCCGACGAAATGCGCCGCGTGAAGCGCTACCGCGACGCCTACCGCCACCGCCTGCGCAAGATTAAGGGTTGGTCCAAGCAAGAAGCCGAAGACGCCTGGCGTGACGAGCTCCGCAATAGCGATGACGAAACCGTGCAGGAGATTAAGCGCGAGATTTTACTCGAAAGCGAGCAGGCCTACCGCCACGAGGCGCAACGCATCCTCATCGATGTCATGCAACGCATCACCGCGACGCCGCCCAACGAGATCAGCGCAACCCTTGTCGACCTGCCCAATGAGGACATGAAGGGCCGCCTGATCGGACGCGAGGGCCGCAACATCCGCGCCATCGAGTCGTGTACCGGCGTCACCCTGATGATCGATGAAACGCCCGGCACCCTGCTCGTGTCGTCGTTCGATCCCGTCCGCCGCGAGATCGCCCGCATCGCGCTCGAGCGCCTGATCAAGGACGGCCGCATCCACCCGGTTTCCATCGAAGACACCGTCACCCAGGTCCGCGACGAGCTGAAAGACAGCGTCATCGAGCTTGGCGAACGCTCCTTGCTCAAGCTGCGCCTGCATGGCGTCCACCCGGAAATCGTCTCCCTGCTGGGCAAGCTCCATTACCGTCTTTCCAATAACCAAAACACGCTGGAGCACTCCATCGAGGTTGCGTATTTCTGCTCATTGCTGGCCTCCGAGTTGGGGCTCGACCCCGACGTCGCCAAACGCTGCGGCCTGTTTCACGATTTGGGCAAAGCCATCGACCACGACTACGAAGGCAGCCACGCCTCCAGCGCCGCCATGCTGCTCAAGCGCTACGGCGAGGACGATCGCGTGGTTAATGCCGTCGCGGCCTCGCACGACGAAATCGCCCCAACCAGTGTTTATGCCGGCCTCCTCCGCGTGGCCGACGCCCTTTCCGCCAGCCGCCCCGGTGCCCGCGCCAACGCTCTGGAAGGCTACCTGCAGCGCGTCCGCAGCCTGGAAGACATCGCCCGCGACATGGCCGGCGTTTCCGAAGTTTACGCGGTGCAAGCCGGCAAGGAAATCCGCATCATCGTGGAGCCCGACCGCATGGACGACCAGGAGGCCCGCCGCCTCGCGCGCCAGGTCCGCCGCCGCATTGAGGAAGAGCTGCAATACCCGGGCACGATCAAGGTGACCGTCATTCGTGAGAGCCGCTTCGTCGAAACGGCGAAGTAA
- the carA gene encoding glutamine-hydrolyzing carbamoyl-phosphate synthase small subunit: MSSDPQPAVLALEDGTVYRGRAFGATRTVVGEAVFNTSMTGYQEILTDPSYFAQIVTMTAVQIGNYGINPDDEESDGPKVSGFVVRDLSPVVSNWRSVESLPDYLKRHNIPGLSGVDTRAITKRLRVAGAMNACISTEGLTDSEAVERAREWSGLVGVDYVKAVTAKEAYQFEPGLDRKPFTVPGTTLYPDPSPEKIYKVAALDFGAKRSIFRKLRMHGFDVWVLPADASPEQIRELNPDGLFLSNGPGDPAAVTYAHKTVADVIEEYPTFGICFGHQVITHALGAPTYKLKFGHRGGNQPVKNIETGAVSITAQNHGFAAKREDLEARGAIVTEINLNDDTVEGLRHKDLPVFSVQYHPEAAPGPNDADPLFNDFYKMVAKAKG, from the coding sequence ATGTCAAGCGACCCGCAGCCCGCAGTTCTCGCCCTGGAAGACGGCACCGTCTACCGGGGCCGCGCCTTTGGAGCCACCCGCACCGTCGTGGGGGAAGCCGTGTTCAACACGTCGATGACCGGATATCAGGAAATCCTGACCGATCCCTCCTACTTCGCGCAAATCGTGACCATGACCGCCGTGCAAATTGGCAACTACGGCATCAACCCGGATGACGAGGAATCGGACGGCCCCAAGGTCTCTGGCTTCGTGGTGCGGGACCTGAGCCCGGTTGTCAGCAATTGGCGCAGCGTCGAGTCACTGCCTGATTACCTGAAGCGCCACAACATCCCCGGCCTGTCCGGCGTGGACACCCGCGCGATCACCAAGCGCCTCCGTGTGGCCGGTGCCATGAACGCCTGCATCTCCACCGAAGGCCTGACTGACAGCGAGGCCGTGGAACGCGCCCGCGAATGGTCCGGCTTGGTCGGCGTTGACTACGTTAAGGCTGTGACTGCCAAGGAGGCCTACCAGTTTGAGCCGGGTCTCGATCGCAAGCCCTTTACCGTGCCTGGCACCACGCTTTACCCGGACCCGAGTCCGGAAAAAATTTACAAGGTCGCCGCCCTCGACTTCGGTGCCAAGCGCTCGATCTTCCGCAAACTGCGCATGCATGGCTTCGACGTATGGGTCCTGCCTGCTGACGCAAGCCCGGAGCAGATCCGCGAGCTCAACCCGGACGGCCTTTTTCTCAGCAACGGCCCGGGTGACCCGGCTGCCGTCACCTACGCTCACAAAACCGTGGCGGACGTGATTGAGGAATACCCGACCTTTGGCATTTGCTTCGGCCACCAGGTGATTACGCACGCCCTCGGGGCTCCCACCTACAAGCTGAAGTTCGGCCACCGAGGCGGCAACCAGCCCGTCAAAAACATCGAGACAGGTGCGGTCTCGATCACCGCGCAAAACCATGGCTTCGCAGCCAAGCGCGAGGATCTCGAAGCCCGCGGTGCCATTGTCACCGAGATCAACTTGAACGATGACACCGTCGAAGGCCTTCGCCACAAGGACTTGCCCGTCTTCAGCGTGCAGTACCACCCTGAGGCAGCCCCCGGCCCCAACGATGCCGACCCGCTCTTCAACGACTTCTACAAGATGGTCGCGAAAGCAAAGGGCTAG
- a CDS encoding exopolysaccharide biosynthesis protein has protein sequence MSRLSIQPPNDINLARRYDASAGTEAPFPKKRYLTPPHDLSEMLDRLEYNGSEDKVTIASMMDSVGRRGFGPLMLIPGLIAMSPLSGIPTLPSILGVMVVLIAGQLLIGKKVFWLPRKILDRSVDKEKFDKGIGAVRPVARFVDKLIGPRLTFLTQGPAVYATALICVVVGATMPPLEILPFLATTAGSVLTIFSLSLIARDGLLALIGYTLTGGLIYLVVAQWPF, from the coding sequence TTGAGCCGACTATCTATACAGCCACCCAATGACATTAACCTGGCCCGCCGTTATGACGCCAGCGCGGGCACCGAAGCGCCCTTTCCCAAAAAGAGATATCTGACACCGCCGCACGACCTCTCGGAAATGCTCGACCGGCTGGAATACAATGGGAGCGAGGACAAGGTGACCATTGCCTCGATGATGGACTCCGTGGGTCGCCGCGGTTTTGGCCCATTGATGCTGATTCCCGGGCTGATCGCGATGTCCCCGCTGAGCGGTATTCCCACGCTGCCGTCGATTTTGGGCGTGATGGTCGTGCTGATCGCAGGCCAACTGCTCATTGGCAAAAAAGTATTCTGGCTCCCACGCAAGATTCTCGACCGCTCCGTGGACAAGGAAAAGTTCGACAAGGGCATCGGCGCGGTGCGTCCGGTGGCGCGCTTTGTGGATAAGCTGATCGGTCCCCGCCTGACATTCCTCACACAGGGGCCGGCGGTATACGCGACGGCGCTGATCTGTGTGGTCGTCGGTGCCACGATGCCACCACTGGAAATTTTACCCTTTCTGGCCACGACCGCCGGTTCCGTGCTGACAATCTTTTCGCTGTCGCTCATCGCCCGGGATGGCCTGCTCGCGCTGATCGGCTACACCCTGACCGGTGGCCTGATCTACTTGGTCGTCGCGCAATGGCCGTTTTGA
- a CDS encoding endonuclease/exonuclease/phosphatase family protein, which produces MTSRPAIARNFRTRIASYLSVFGFLGCVATVLGFFGGVHNVVALLAHFRVQYFAGLLVIALLLAVLRSWRWAGVCLVFSLINASVIAPLYFGNEPILPSAPTMRAMLFNVNSQLGDPNQVRAVIEAQDPDILVLEEISDDWVMALEPVLQRYPHSVVRPRSDNFGIGLYSRIPLENVQTHYLGGSEVPTLTATLETPSGGLDIIATHPLPPMSNDYAAAHRAQMGELAGLVQPGRSTLLIGDLNATPWDASFRRLLRDSGLRDSMRGFGVQPSWPSQIWFLRIPIDHVLHSEHISIVDREVLADAGSDHFPIVVDFVWWPQ; this is translated from the coding sequence ATGACATCTCGCCCGGCTATCGCTCGAAATTTCCGCACGCGCATCGCTTCCTACTTGTCCGTATTCGGCTTTCTGGGGTGCGTTGCGACGGTGCTGGGCTTCTTCGGTGGAGTGCATAATGTGGTGGCGTTATTGGCGCATTTCCGCGTCCAGTATTTTGCTGGGCTCTTGGTCATCGCGCTGTTGCTCGCGGTTTTGAGATCGTGGCGATGGGCGGGGGTGTGCCTGGTGTTTTCGCTGATCAATGCCAGCGTCATCGCGCCACTATATTTCGGCAATGAGCCGATCTTGCCATCAGCGCCAACTATGCGGGCGATGCTGTTCAACGTGAATTCCCAACTTGGCGATCCGAACCAGGTGCGAGCGGTGATTGAAGCGCAAGATCCGGACATTCTCGTGTTGGAGGAAATCTCCGATGATTGGGTTATGGCGTTGGAGCCAGTGCTCCAGCGGTATCCGCACTCTGTGGTGCGGCCAAGATCGGATAATTTTGGCATCGGTTTGTATAGCCGGATTCCGCTGGAAAATGTCCAGACACATTACCTGGGCGGCAGTGAGGTGCCGACGCTGACGGCGACCCTGGAAACGCCAAGTGGCGGGTTGGACATCATTGCCACGCACCCACTGCCTCCAATGTCCAACGACTATGCCGCCGCGCATCGTGCGCAGATGGGCGAGCTCGCGGGCTTGGTCCAGCCGGGGAGGTCAACTTTGCTCATTGGCGACCTCAATGCGACACCGTGGGATGCTAGTTTCCGGCGTTTGCTCCGGGATTCGGGCTTACGGGACAGCATGCGCGGGTTTGGCGTGCAGCCCAGCTGGCCATCGCAGATTTGGTTTTTGCGCATTCCGATCGACCACGTCTTGCATTCTGAGCACATTAGCATTGTCGATCGTGAGGTGCTGGCGGATGCCGGATCGGACCATTTTCCGATCGTTGTTGATTTTGTCTGGTGGCCGCAGTAG
- a CDS encoding phosphatidylserine decarboxylase, which produces MEPIEFYNRYTGQIETEQVFGEQWLAWAYGTPMGRLTVELAAKRAWFSRWYGWKMSRKASAAQVFPFIKEYGLDVADFLKPPDYFESFNDFFSRQLKPEARPIDPDPNSVVFPADGRHLGWADSSAIDRVFVKGQSFDLGKLLGDAALADRFRGGALVLSRLCPTDYHRFHFPAAGVPDSPRQTPRELAGPLYSVNPVALRQRIEIFWTNKRVVTVLQSEEFGDVALVEVGATCVGTILQTHVSGQWTEKGGEKGYFAFGGSSTITLFEPGAVTLASDLIEHTGAGRELYARMGDRMGVKS; this is translated from the coding sequence ATGGAGCCGATTGAGTTTTATAACCGCTACACGGGGCAGATTGAGACCGAGCAAGTCTTTGGCGAGCAATGGCTTGCGTGGGCCTATGGCACGCCGATGGGGCGGCTGACCGTCGAACTGGCTGCGAAGCGTGCGTGGTTCTCGCGCTGGTATGGCTGGAAAATGTCCCGCAAGGCCTCGGCGGCGCAGGTGTTTCCGTTTATCAAAGAATACGGGCTCGATGTGGCGGACTTTTTGAAGCCGCCGGACTATTTTGAGAGCTTTAATGACTTCTTCTCTCGGCAGCTTAAGCCGGAGGCACGGCCTATCGATCCGGACCCCAATAGCGTGGTTTTTCCGGCTGACGGGCGGCATTTAGGCTGGGCGGATTCGTCCGCGATTGACCGCGTATTCGTCAAAGGACAGAGCTTCGATTTGGGCAAACTACTGGGCGATGCGGCCTTGGCGGACCGTTTTCGTGGTGGCGCGTTGGTGCTGTCTCGGCTGTGCCCGACGGACTACCACCGCTTTCATTTTCCGGCGGCAGGGGTGCCGGACTCGCCACGCCAGACGCCGCGTGAGCTGGCGGGCCCGCTGTATTCGGTGAATCCCGTCGCGCTGCGGCAGCGCATTGAAATCTTCTGGACGAATAAGCGCGTGGTAACGGTCCTGCAAAGCGAGGAGTTCGGCGATGTTGCCCTGGTCGAGGTCGGCGCAACTTGTGTCGGGACGATTCTGCAAACGCATGTTTCCGGCCAGTGGACCGAGAAGGGCGGAGAAAAGGGCTATTTTGCATTTGGCGGATCGAGCACGATTACGTTGTTTGAGCCCGGCGCGGTGACGCTGGCCAGCGACTTGATCGAGCACACTGGTGCGGGCCGCGAGCTCTATGCGCGCATGGGTGACCGCATGGGCGTCAAAAGCTGA
- a CDS encoding ADP-ribosylglycohydrolase family protein: MTRGLDPLERYYGSMLGLAIGDAMGAPVEGLAPGMFPKVTNFSGGGVNNIEPGEWTDDTALAMCLAESLVAKNGFDAPDAMDRIRQWWRAGYWSCREIAFGIGTTTQAAIEYYEAEGAPFSGLSTESSASNGSLMRLAPVPLYYAESPKDAIQFSGDSSRLTHAARLCVDACRYYGALIVGAVQGVPKDELLAPGYSPVRGVWLCQPLTGEVENVARGSYWEKAPPAIRGRGDVISCMEAALWAFASTDNFADGVIAAVNLGEDADTTAAVYGQLAGAYYGISSIPDGWRDTILYRKKIIRLAERLYQASRELAGK, encoded by the coding sequence ATGACGCGCGGATTGGACCCACTGGAACGCTACTACGGAAGCATGTTGGGCTTGGCCATTGGCGACGCCATGGGCGCTCCCGTCGAGGGGCTTGCTCCGGGCATGTTTCCAAAGGTAACGAATTTTTCCGGCGGCGGCGTAAACAACATCGAGCCCGGCGAGTGGACGGATGACACCGCCCTGGCCATGTGCTTGGCCGAAAGCCTGGTCGCCAAAAACGGATTCGATGCCCCTGACGCCATGGACCGCATTCGCCAATGGTGGCGCGCCGGCTATTGGAGCTGCCGCGAGATCGCCTTTGGCATCGGCACGACAACGCAGGCCGCCATCGAATATTATGAGGCCGAGGGTGCGCCCTTCTCCGGCCTGTCCACCGAATCCAGCGCCAGCAACGGCTCGCTCATGCGCCTGGCACCGGTGCCGCTTTACTATGCGGAATCGCCCAAGGACGCCATTCAATTTTCCGGCGACAGCAGCCGCCTAACGCACGCCGCACGCCTCTGTGTGGACGCCTGTCGCTACTACGGAGCGCTGATCGTCGGTGCCGTGCAAGGGGTGCCCAAAGACGAGTTGCTTGCGCCCGGCTACTCTCCCGTGCGCGGCGTGTGGCTGTGCCAACCGCTAACGGGCGAAGTCGAAAACGTCGCCCGCGGCTCCTACTGGGAAAAAGCGCCGCCCGCCATCCGCGGCCGGGGTGACGTGATCTCCTGCATGGAGGCCGCGCTTTGGGCCTTTGCCAGCACGGATAACTTTGCCGACGGCGTCATCGCTGCGGTCAATTTGGGCGAGGACGCCGACACCACCGCCGCCGTTTATGGGCAACTGGCCGGTGCCTATTACGGCATCAGTAGCATCCCCGACGGCTGGCGTGACACAATTCTCTACCGTAAGAAAATCATCCGTCTCGCCGAGCGGCTTTACCAGGCCTCACGCGAGCTGGCCGGAAAATAA
- a CDS encoding malate dehydrogenase yields the protein MSKKPIRVAVTGAAGNIGYALLFRIASGQMFGPDQPVALNLIEIEPALGALKGVAMELDDCAFPLLTDIVQTSDLNEGFKDVNWALLVGSVPRKQGMERADLLGINGKIFVGQGKAINDNAADDVRIVVVGNPCNTNCLIAQKHAPKIPADRWFAMTRLDENRAKTQLAQKAGVLVKDVSNLCVWGNHSPTMFPDFYNTKINGKPATEVINDEAWLKDTFVPTVGKRGAAIIAARGASSAASAANAVVDTVVSLTTPTAPGDFHSVCVLSNGEYGVPEGIITSLPIKSDGSKWEVVKGIQLSDYAKEQIAKSNQELLDEKEMALAGLQS from the coding sequence ATGAGCAAGAAACCCATCCGTGTCGCCGTTACGGGCGCAGCCGGCAATATCGGCTATGCGCTTCTCTTCCGCATCGCCTCGGGCCAAATGTTTGGTCCGGACCAGCCCGTCGCGCTGAACCTCATTGAGATCGAACCCGCGCTCGGCGCACTGAAGGGCGTCGCCATGGAACTGGACGACTGCGCCTTCCCGCTGCTGACCGACATCGTGCAGACGTCCGACCTCAACGAGGGCTTCAAGGATGTGAACTGGGCGCTGCTCGTGGGCTCCGTGCCGCGCAAGCAGGGCATGGAACGCGCTGACCTGCTCGGTATCAACGGCAAGATTTTCGTTGGCCAGGGTAAGGCCATCAACGACAACGCTGCGGACGACGTGCGCATCGTAGTCGTGGGTAACCCCTGCAACACCAACTGCCTCATCGCACAAAAGCACGCGCCGAAGATTCCGGCTGACCGCTGGTTCGCGATGACCCGCCTCGACGAAAACCGTGCCAAGACTCAGCTTGCGCAAAAGGCTGGCGTGCTCGTAAAGGACGTTTCCAATCTCTGCGTGTGGGGCAACCACTCGCCGACGATGTTCCCGGATTTCTACAACACCAAGATCAACGGCAAGCCTGCGACGGAAGTCATCAACGACGAAGCTTGGCTCAAGGACACTTTTGTGCCGACCGTGGGCAAGCGTGGCGCAGCCATTATCGCCGCGCGTGGCGCTTCCTCCGCTGCATCCGCCGCCAACGCTGTGGTCGATACCGTGGTCAGCCTGACCACTCCGACTGCGCCGGGCGACTTCCACAGCGTCTGCGTGCTCTCCAATGGTGAATACGGTGTGCCGGAAGGTATCATCACCTCGCTGCCGATCAAGAGCGACGGCTCGAAGTGGGAAGTGGTCAAGGGCATCCAGCTCAGCGACTACGCCAAGGAGCAGATCGCCAAGTCCAACCAGGAGCTTCTCGACGAGAAGGAAATGGCACTCGCCGGCCTCCAGAGCTAA